From the genome of Roseiconus lacunae, one region includes:
- a CDS encoding cation-transporting P-type ATPase has protein sequence MPKPQTEIWHDHCSDDVATRLETNAQSGLSLLEVPRRLDKHGPNQLTQRAGETRMQILLRQFQQPLVYILLAAVVLTLVLREWADAAVILAVVLVNAWIGFMQEAKALQAIDALSRIMNNEATVIRGGETAQISATELVPGDLVLLQSGDRVPADLRLVREKDLQIDESALTGESVSVEKETAALPAGTVLAERNNMAFSTTLVTYGTGAGIVVATGDRTEIGQINELIASAEVLETPLVRRINELSHLLLKVILVLAALVAIAIMLRGAPPVEVLLAAVALAVGAIPEGLPAVVTATLALGVSRLAQRRAIVRKLPAVETLGSTTVVCSDKTGTLTQNQMTVRSILAGGNLYSVSGSGYAPEGGFHRVNDSDTLIDSGDQSVEASADDTLMETLRAGLLCNDARLVKDDEGNWLVEGDPTEAALLVSSAKAGFIRKDEKHRFPRLDAVPFESQHQYMATLHRGADGSRVYMKGSVERLLPRCVCDANGSPLDPQLIERQVAAFAEKGQRVLALATKRMPAEQKTLDHHDLQGELSFLGLQAMIDPPRPEAITAVAACHQAGIKVKMITGDHVVTATAIATQLGLDGVRDEASGALVGLTGAELEVMTDRQLIESAEATAVFARVSPAQKLRLVEALQSRGHVAAMTGDGVNDAPALRQANIGVAMGITGTEVTKDAADMVLTDDNFASIEAAVEEGRGIYDNLIKFIAWTLPTNLGEAGIILVAAFLGFQLPITPLQILWINMSTAVLLGATLAFEPKEPDIMNRPPRDKNEAILTKPLMWRTLWVGSLLVIATYFVFAFKKSLGVDMDSARTAAVNVIVLGQAFYLLNCRSLRHSMFHVGLLSNLWLWGGVVAMIGLQLMFTYLPVMNQLFGSAPTTWRPWVLAIAAGLLLYVLAEVDKWRQRSFVA, from the coding sequence ATGCCCAAGCCTCAAACTGAAATTTGGCACGATCACTGTTCTGATGACGTTGCCACGCGTTTAGAAACAAACGCTCAGAGTGGACTATCGCTGCTCGAAGTCCCGCGACGTCTCGACAAGCATGGTCCGAATCAGTTGACTCAGCGGGCCGGTGAGACACGGATGCAGATTCTGTTGCGGCAGTTTCAACAGCCTTTGGTTTATATCCTTTTGGCTGCCGTCGTTTTGACGCTGGTCTTACGCGAGTGGGCCGACGCGGCAGTCATTCTGGCGGTGGTACTCGTCAACGCCTGGATCGGATTCATGCAAGAAGCAAAAGCGTTGCAAGCGATCGATGCGCTTAGTCGGATCATGAACAACGAGGCGACGGTGATTCGTGGCGGTGAAACGGCTCAGATTTCGGCAACGGAATTGGTGCCGGGTGATTTGGTACTGTTGCAATCCGGAGATCGGGTCCCCGCGGACTTGCGTCTGGTGCGCGAGAAAGATTTGCAAATTGACGAATCGGCACTGACTGGCGAATCGGTGTCGGTCGAAAAGGAAACGGCGGCACTGCCAGCGGGGACCGTCCTGGCCGAACGTAATAACATGGCTTTCTCCACAACGTTGGTTACCTATGGGACGGGGGCAGGGATCGTCGTCGCAACGGGGGATCGCACCGAAATCGGCCAAATCAACGAGTTGATCGCATCGGCCGAAGTGCTGGAAACGCCACTTGTTCGGCGGATCAACGAATTAAGCCATCTGTTGCTGAAAGTCATTCTGGTACTCGCGGCGCTTGTCGCGATAGCGATCATGTTGCGTGGGGCGCCACCGGTCGAGGTGTTGCTGGCCGCCGTCGCTCTGGCGGTCGGAGCGATTCCTGAGGGGCTCCCGGCGGTTGTGACCGCGACGCTCGCCCTGGGTGTTTCTCGTTTGGCGCAGCGCCGTGCGATCGTTCGCAAGTTGCCGGCCGTCGAAACGCTCGGTAGTACTACCGTCGTTTGCTCCGACAAGACCGGCACGCTAACACAAAATCAAATGACGGTGCGCTCGATCTTGGCCGGTGGCAATCTCTACTCGGTTTCGGGGAGTGGCTATGCTCCCGAGGGTGGCTTCCACCGCGTCAATGATTCAGACACACTGATTGATTCCGGCGATCAGTCGGTCGAAGCTTCCGCAGACGATACCCTGATGGAAACCCTTCGTGCCGGTCTCCTCTGCAATGACGCCCGCTTGGTCAAAGATGATGAGGGTAACTGGCTGGTCGAAGGCGATCCGACCGAAGCGGCGTTGCTCGTATCATCGGCCAAGGCGGGGTTTATTCGAAAAGACGAAAAGCACCGCTTTCCGCGTCTCGATGCCGTGCCGTTTGAATCACAGCATCAGTACATGGCAACTTTGCATCGCGGGGCAGATGGTAGCCGTGTTTACATGAAAGGCTCTGTGGAACGCCTATTGCCGCGTTGTGTCTGTGACGCGAACGGTTCACCGCTTGATCCGCAATTGATCGAACGGCAGGTCGCAGCGTTTGCCGAAAAGGGACAGCGAGTTCTCGCGCTCGCCACCAAGAGGATGCCGGCAGAACAAAAAACACTTGATCATCACGACTTGCAGGGTGAGTTGAGTTTTTTAGGGCTGCAAGCGATGATCGATCCACCACGTCCCGAAGCGATCACTGCGGTAGCGGCATGCCACCAAGCCGGAATTAAGGTCAAGATGATCACCGGTGATCACGTCGTGACAGCCACGGCGATCGCTACACAATTGGGTTTGGACGGGGTACGGGATGAGGCTTCGGGGGCGCTCGTCGGGTTGACCGGGGCTGAACTTGAAGTGATGACGGACCGGCAGTTGATCGAATCGGCTGAAGCGACGGCGGTCTTTGCTCGTGTATCTCCGGCCCAAAAGTTACGACTGGTCGAAGCACTGCAAAGCCGCGGGCATGTCGCCGCGATGACTGGTGACGGAGTCAATGACGCACCGGCGCTTCGTCAAGCCAATATCGGTGTCGCGATGGGAATTACGGGAACCGAGGTCACCAAGGATGCCGCTGATATGGTTCTCACCGACGATAACTTTGCTTCGATCGAAGCCGCGGTCGAAGAAGGTCGAGGCATCTACGATAACTTGATTAAATTCATCGCCTGGACATTGCCCACTAATCTTGGCGAAGCGGGCATCATTCTTGTCGCCGCGTTCCTCGGGTTTCAATTGCCCATCACGCCACTGCAAATTCTATGGATCAACATGTCGACGGCAGTTCTGTTGGGGGCCACGTTGGCGTTTGAGCCCAAAGAGCCGGACATTATGAACCGACCGCCTCGTGACAAAAATGAAGCGATCCTCACGAAACCTTTGATGTGGAGAACGCTCTGGGTAGGCAGCCTGCTCGTGATTGCGACGTACTTTGTTTTTGCGTTCAAAAAATCACTTGGAGTCGACATGGATTCGGCTCGTACGGCGGCAGTGAACGTGATCGTCCTTGGCCAAGCATTCTACCTGCTCAATTGCCGCTCGCTTCGGCATTCGATGTTTCATGTCGGCCTATTGAGCAACCTTTGGTTGTGGGGAGGCGTCGTGGCAATGATCGGTCTACAGTTGATGTTCACCTACCTTCCTGTGATGAATCAGCTCTTTGGATCGGCACCGACGACATGGCGTCCATGGGTTCTTGCGATCGCCGCCGGATTACTTCTTTACGTATTGGCCGAAGTCGACAAATGGCGACAACGTTCCTTCGTTGCTTAG
- a CDS encoding HPP family protein: protein MIGTLNRFKKWLGVELIQVSWAERVVAAVGSAVAIASVFLITQQSLPQAAAAGVIASMGASAVLLYAVSHGPLSQPWPLLGGHTLSAIIGVTCAKYIADQTLATAVAVGLAIGVMYQLKCIHPPGGATAFTAVMGGPAVHELGYGFVLCPVLFNAIAMLALAVAINYPFRWRRYPAFLLRHKKVDRLAKSGESEELHQTILEAMGSLDAFVDVSKEDLVYLSEAITTHMNQAPDHSRIGGLRRNSTARWNQRDEDQRSIPKRRRSPKRGQDSITGDL from the coding sequence ATGATTGGGACATTGAATCGATTCAAGAAATGGCTTGGGGTTGAACTGATCCAGGTAAGTTGGGCCGAACGCGTGGTTGCGGCCGTGGGATCCGCTGTGGCGATTGCCTCAGTTTTCCTTATCACTCAACAAAGTCTCCCGCAAGCCGCCGCCGCCGGCGTGATCGCTTCGATGGGAGCCTCCGCGGTGCTTCTGTACGCCGTTTCTCATGGGCCTCTGTCCCAACCGTGGCCACTGCTTGGCGGCCATACTTTGTCGGCTATCATCGGTGTGACCTGCGCAAAATACATTGCGGATCAAACACTCGCGACCGCGGTCGCCGTCGGCCTAGCCATTGGCGTGATGTATCAATTGAAGTGCATTCACCCTCCCGGCGGAGCGACAGCGTTCACGGCGGTGATGGGCGGGCCGGCGGTGCATGAACTGGGTTACGGTTTTGTCCTGTGTCCCGTGTTGTTTAATGCAATTGCGATGCTGGCCCTCGCCGTCGCGATCAATTACCCGTTTCGCTGGCGACGTTACCCTGCGTTTTTGCTGCGTCATAAGAAAGTCGATCGTTTAGCGAAATCAGGTGAATCCGAGGAATTGCATCAGACCATTTTAGAAGCCATGGGATCGCTTGATGCATTTGTCGATGTCAGTAAAGAAGACCTCGTTTACTTGAGCGAGGCGATTACGACGCATATGAATCAAGCCCCAGACCATTCGAGGATCGGGGGACTTCGTCGCAATTCGACCGCGCGTTGGAATCAACGGGACGAGGATCAACGATCGATTCCCAAACGGCGTCGCTCGCCAAAAAGGGGTCAGGACTCAATTACCGGCGACCTCTGA
- a CDS encoding CBS domain-containing protein — translation MTDPIPASAHGLRRVFRESIVARDLAEPLASFDATSIVDDVREFLVNRPLTVLGIRVDGILAGFLHQGRLDDRPIAQQMHPIAEAAVVATTTPVQEVVTLLNQHSFVFVATLGQPVGIIERHDLEKPPMRMWLFGMITLFEMSLTRVIDQTYPNDSWVCEMSEARADKAKQLQAERARRNETVRLIDCLQLSDKGQVFAKSDELRKRFWDRSKNQIRGVIKDLESLRNNLAHAQPYAATNWDAVLRLSETLDRLLEISPDYVLMNSLQPFPDGAPEC, via the coding sequence ATGACCGATCCGATCCCTGCGAGTGCTCATGGTTTACGTCGTGTATTTCGTGAAAGCATCGTCGCACGTGACCTTGCCGAACCTTTGGCATCCTTCGACGCGACGAGCATCGTGGATGATGTCCGCGAGTTCTTAGTCAATCGCCCACTGACCGTTCTGGGAATTCGTGTTGATGGGATCCTCGCGGGTTTTCTGCATCAGGGGCGTCTCGATGACCGTCCCATTGCTCAGCAGATGCACCCGATCGCCGAAGCCGCCGTCGTTGCCACGACGACGCCGGTCCAAGAGGTCGTCACACTTTTAAACCAACATTCATTTGTGTTCGTCGCAACGTTAGGCCAGCCCGTCGGCATCATCGAAAGACATGATTTGGAAAAGCCGCCGATGCGCATGTGGCTCTTCGGAATGATCACGCTATTCGAGATGAGTTTGACGCGCGTGATCGATCAGACCTATCCGAATGATTCGTGGGTTTGCGAAATGTCCGAAGCTCGAGCGGATAAGGCAAAGCAACTTCAAGCAGAGCGAGCTCGGCGAAACGAAACAGTGCGGCTGATCGATTGCTTACAGTTGTCAGACAAAGGGCAAGTTTTTGCAAAGTCAGACGAACTGCGGAAACGTTTTTGGGACCGCTCCAAAAATCAAATCCGTGGCGTCATCAAAGACCTCGAAAGCCTACGAAACAATCTGGCACACGCTCAGCCCTACGCGGCGACCAATTGGGACGCCGTGCTGCGTCTTTCGGAAACGCTCGATCGCTTGCTTGAGATTTCTCCTGACTATGTTTTGATGAATTCACTGCAGCCATTTCCAGACGGTGCCCCAGAATGTTAA
- a CDS encoding efflux RND transporter periplasmic adaptor subunit: MSSGCSRPDNDFVEPPPPTVTTAKPVQQDMTLFYENNGETEATNSAEVRARVRGFIEELMFEPGQVVSEGDPLYRIEPEQYAAAKMQAEAQVESATASISAAKAAKEANAAEVERSENELRRFKKLLESNAGSQSEYDQALAARDAAVAQSRGSDAAIELSQAELSVAKAALAQADLDLNYTTVRAPISGRISRTLIDRGNLADNGSSLASIVDRERIYVYFTIDERTLLELMKQRPEDRRSGPVDWSKVPVYLQRDEADSQWRRGKLEYVDQTGINQQTGTLSLRAVFDNPNDDLLPGMFVTVRLPVNQVKDGVLVPQRAIMGSQQGQFLMVVGSDNRVEQRPVRLGQKLDGWVLVTDGLDKDEQFVVDGIQRARPGAAVDPKLTELSTDDSPILKAAIELKAGSESRPSESKPESETAPVQSPGNGDAEKNTGGQADSPQEVESAS; the protein is encoded by the coding sequence ATGTCTAGCGGATGTTCTCGGCCGGACAACGATTTTGTCGAACCGCCTCCGCCAACGGTGACGACGGCGAAGCCGGTCCAGCAAGACATGACGTTGTTCTATGAAAACAACGGAGAAACCGAGGCAACGAACAGTGCCGAGGTCCGTGCCCGTGTTCGTGGCTTCATCGAAGAATTGATGTTCGAACCGGGGCAAGTCGTCAGCGAAGGCGATCCGCTATACCGAATTGAACCCGAGCAATACGCCGCGGCGAAAATGCAGGCGGAGGCTCAGGTCGAATCCGCGACCGCGTCGATCTCCGCGGCGAAGGCTGCGAAAGAAGCCAACGCGGCTGAAGTCGAGCGATCAGAGAATGAGTTGAGACGCTTCAAGAAGTTGTTGGAGTCGAATGCGGGCTCGCAGTCGGAGTACGATCAAGCCTTGGCGGCACGCGACGCTGCCGTCGCACAGAGCCGTGGATCGGACGCCGCGATCGAGCTTAGCCAAGCGGAACTTTCGGTGGCAAAGGCGGCTTTGGCCCAAGCCGATCTGGATCTGAACTACACGACCGTTCGGGCTCCGATCTCCGGACGTATCTCACGGACACTGATCGATCGCGGAAACCTCGCCGACAATGGATCTTCGTTGGCATCGATTGTCGACCGTGAACGGATCTATGTTTATTTTACGATTGACGAACGGACGTTACTGGAGTTGATGAAACAGCGTCCCGAGGATCGCCGATCCGGCCCGGTCGATTGGTCAAAAGTACCGGTGTATCTGCAACGCGATGAAGCGGACAGTCAGTGGCGAAGGGGGAAGCTGGAATACGTTGATCAAACTGGGATCAATCAACAAACGGGAACGTTGTCGTTGCGAGCCGTGTTTGATAACCCCAACGACGACCTGCTACCGGGGATGTTTGTCACCGTTCGTTTGCCGGTCAACCAAGTCAAGGACGGGGTGCTGGTTCCGCAACGAGCGATCATGGGAAGTCAGCAAGGTCAGTTTTTGATGGTTGTCGGCAGCGACAATCGAGTCGAACAACGCCCGGTGCGATTGGGGCAAAAACTTGACGGCTGGGTTCTCGTCACCGACGGTCTTGATAAAGACGAGCAATTCGTTGTCGATGGCATTCAACGCGCCCGTCCCGGTGCGGCGGTGGATCCCAAGTTGACTGAGCTTTCTACCGACGACAGCCCAATCTTGAAAGCTGCGATCGAACTGAAAGCGGGTTCAGAATCGCGACCTTCGGAATCAAAACCGGAGTCCGAGACTGCTCCGGTTCAATCGCCCGGTAACGGGGACGCCGAAAAAAACACCGGTGGGCAAGCTGATTCGCCACAGGAAGTTGAGTCTGCATCGTAA
- a CDS encoding MFS transporter gives MLSTRTKWIVCFIAALGFAFDIYELLMLPLILRPALAELGGIVPGTREFETWRALMFFVPAMVGGLFGLAGGYLTDTLGRRRVLTFSILLYAFSAMACGFVQSLPMLLFFRCLVFVGVCVEFVAAVAWLAELFANPRQREAVLGYTQAFSSVGGLLVTAANLVAIRYATSFPEIAGGHEAWRYTVISGVIPAIPLIIVRPFLPESPEWAAKKAAGTLGRPSIRELFSPSYRRTTVITTLMFACSYGAAFGALQQTPSIVPGITEVQSLTEDMTVPVRKATEQKIAATVNGYQEIGGLIGRFAFATLAMVVVSRRWLLRSFQWPGLILVPCVYWFAADESVGWLKAGIFFAGLVTVAQFSFWGNYLPQAFPLHLRGTGESFAANIGGRMIGTSFAALTAWLVTMLPSGNVAFAAGIVAAFAYLVGSLLSFWLPEPDVTTHDAPEPSEVAGN, from the coding sequence ATGCTAAGTACACGAACGAAATGGATTGTCTGTTTCATCGCGGCGCTTGGCTTCGCGTTTGATATTTACGAACTACTGATGCTGCCGCTGATCCTGCGACCGGCACTCGCTGAGCTTGGCGGAATTGTTCCCGGAACGCGAGAATTCGAAACGTGGCGTGCGTTGATGTTCTTTGTTCCTGCCATGGTCGGCGGGTTGTTTGGCTTAGCCGGCGGCTACCTAACTGACACGTTGGGGCGTCGCCGTGTGTTGACGTTCAGTATCTTGCTTTACGCGTTTTCAGCGATGGCGTGCGGATTCGTCCAATCGCTACCGATGTTGTTGTTCTTTCGGTGCTTGGTTTTTGTTGGTGTTTGCGTGGAATTCGTCGCGGCCGTGGCATGGCTGGCGGAGCTGTTCGCGAATCCACGGCAACGGGAGGCCGTACTGGGGTACACGCAAGCGTTCAGCAGTGTCGGTGGATTACTGGTCACTGCGGCAAACCTGGTCGCAATTCGCTACGCCACGTCGTTTCCTGAAATCGCGGGCGGCCATGAAGCGTGGCGATACACCGTGATCTCTGGCGTGATCCCCGCGATTCCGTTGATCATTGTGCGGCCATTTCTGCCTGAGTCGCCGGAGTGGGCAGCCAAAAAGGCCGCCGGTACACTCGGACGCCCCAGCATCAGGGAATTGTTCTCACCCAGCTACCGGAGAACAACGGTCATCACGACGCTGATGTTTGCGTGCAGCTACGGAGCCGCATTTGGTGCGCTTCAACAAACGCCCTCTATCGTTCCGGGGATTACGGAAGTCCAATCACTGACCGAAGATATGACGGTTCCCGTACGCAAAGCGACCGAACAAAAGATTGCCGCAACGGTCAACGGATATCAAGAAATCGGTGGACTCATCGGACGCTTCGCGTTCGCTACGCTCGCGATGGTTGTAGTCAGTCGACGATGGTTGCTGCGATCGTTTCAGTGGCCGGGACTGATACTCGTTCCCTGTGTTTATTGGTTCGCCGCTGACGAAAGTGTGGGGTGGTTGAAAGCGGGGATTTTCTTCGCCGGCCTTGTCACCGTTGCCCAATTCAGTTTCTGGGGCAACTATCTACCCCAAGCCTTTCCGTTGCATTTGCGCGGAACCGGAGAGAGTTTTGCCGCGAACATCGGAGGCAGAATGATCGGAACTTCGTTCGCCGCTTTGACGGCGTGGCTGGTCACGATGTTGCCTTCGGGGAACGTCGCGTTTGCCGCCGGCATTGTTGCCGCATTCGCCTATTTAGTCGGCAGTTTGCTCTCGTTTTGGCTCCCCGAACCGGACGTCACCACTCACGACGCACCGGAACCGTCAGAGGTCGCCGGTAATTGA
- a CDS encoding potassium channel family protein: MVIAILAGLILSTLTVCIHAIGTTWWVGRLRQYAIRTNDQSHFRVRLRVLIHTVLLLLTLHLTEVVSWAAAYWMLPGIPQLNSVEEAIYFSTVTFTTLGYGDIVLNSPWRMLGAIQAALGMLIFGWSTAMLFSVVQRTMRDESSQGS, from the coding sequence ATGGTCATTGCAATCCTTGCCGGTCTAATTCTTTCCACACTTACGGTGTGTATCCACGCGATAGGGACGACCTGGTGGGTCGGTCGGCTTCGTCAGTACGCGATCCGTACCAACGACCAGAGCCATTTCCGTGTTCGCCTGCGAGTACTCATCCATACGGTCTTACTTTTGTTAACGCTACATTTGACCGAAGTGGTCTCGTGGGCTGCCGCTTACTGGATGTTACCGGGAATTCCGCAATTGAACTCGGTCGAGGAAGCGATCTATTTTTCGACCGTCACATTCACAACACTCGGATACGGCGACATCGTCTTAAATTCCCCCTGGCGCATGTTAGGCGCGATCCAGGCTGCGTTGGGAATGCTGATCTTTGGATGGAGCACAGCGATGTTGTTTTCGGTGGTGCAGCGGACGATGCGAGATGAATCATCCCAAGGCAGCTGA
- a CDS encoding PQQ-binding-like beta-propeller repeat protein, whose amino-acid sequence MKTIDLVCLTTLVSGLFLTQIETATSQDWPFWRGPSQNSHAVADGLIDSFNPKGGNDSHIVWFNPNVGGISTPIVMNGMLFTIVRHDAGKATEAEKVVALDAITGKVVWENIYNVFLTDFPAERIGWSNVTGDPETNKLYVLGSCSLMQCLDAASGKSLWARSLSEEFGMLSTYGGRTNTPVLFEDLAIISGVTTGWDSTARPCHRFFAFDKHDGRLVWQTDTRPLPEDTTYSTPVITTIAGQTVMIAGAGDGELYAIQPRTGRVLWHHPISRRGINTSPTVSSSGIVFVGHSEENPQGTAMGAVVAIDTAPSGAGSLPRERWRALEVMAGKASPLLIEDELLGSRIYAVEDSGRMRVLDALTGEEICPALKLGTAMRGTPLYADNKLYTASLAGIVHVLQPTEGGLDVVFKTRLPGGQGVNGSMIAAGGCVFLPTTAGIYCLGTSGFQPKAPPSRDAERVASVPAFDLDNRTAVCDMLQLVPAEAIVSPGQQIAIEVRAFDELGHQVDLPVGVQFQVNGPGTIDSEGVLSVNAGAMHEAITVLAVTGDSARGVTGSARFRVVPPLPWSFNFSDNEVPVTWVGARYRHEARSVDGEAVIAKLSTIPKGTRSQAWFGPTDLSNYTITADVKAVEGTDKLPDIGLIGQRYVLDLMGESQQLQVRTWAAQLRMAKSQPVSWRAGVWYTLKLQATLTDDVAEIRGKVWPRHEAEPDDWTVVANDAAPNHSGSPGLFGNATNSEVLIDNVTVTR is encoded by the coding sequence ATGAAAACAATTGACTTGGTTTGCCTGACAACACTGGTGTCGGGGCTGTTCTTAACGCAGATCGAGACCGCGACTTCACAGGATTGGCCGTTTTGGCGAGGCCCATCCCAGAACAGCCATGCAGTTGCCGATGGACTGATCGATTCATTCAACCCAAAGGGTGGAAACGACAGTCACATCGTCTGGTTCAATCCGAACGTCGGCGGTATCTCGACGCCGATTGTGATGAACGGAATGCTGTTCACAATCGTTCGGCATGATGCCGGAAAAGCGACCGAGGCCGAAAAGGTCGTTGCCTTGGATGCCATCACCGGAAAGGTCGTCTGGGAGAACATTTACAACGTCTTTTTGACAGATTTTCCTGCCGAACGGATTGGGTGGTCCAATGTGACCGGTGATCCGGAGACGAACAAACTGTATGTACTTGGATCATGCAGTTTGATGCAGTGTCTTGACGCGGCGTCCGGGAAATCGCTCTGGGCTCGATCGCTGTCAGAAGAGTTTGGCATGCTTAGTACCTATGGCGGTCGTACGAACACGCCTGTTCTATTCGAAGACTTGGCCATCATTTCCGGAGTAACAACGGGCTGGGATTCCACCGCGCGACCCTGTCACCGTTTCTTTGCGTTCGACAAACACGATGGACGACTTGTTTGGCAAACAGATACCCGTCCTTTACCAGAGGATACGACCTACAGTACGCCGGTCATCACGACCATCGCCGGCCAAACGGTGATGATTGCCGGAGCGGGCGACGGCGAACTGTACGCCATACAGCCACGCACAGGACGGGTCCTTTGGCATCACCCGATATCGCGGCGTGGAATCAATACTTCGCCCACCGTTTCTAGCTCGGGAATCGTATTCGTCGGACACAGCGAAGAAAATCCACAAGGTACCGCCATGGGCGCCGTGGTCGCGATCGACACCGCACCAAGTGGGGCGGGCTCCCTTCCTCGCGAACGTTGGCGTGCCTTGGAAGTGATGGCCGGAAAGGCGTCGCCATTGTTGATCGAAGACGAACTCCTGGGCTCGCGAATTTATGCGGTCGAAGACTCTGGCCGAATGCGCGTCCTGGATGCATTGACTGGGGAGGAAATTTGTCCCGCTCTAAAACTTGGCACCGCCATGCGCGGCACTCCACTTTATGCGGACAACAAACTTTACACCGCGTCGCTCGCTGGCATCGTTCATGTGTTGCAGCCTACCGAAGGCGGATTGGATGTCGTTTTCAAAACACGACTGCCGGGTGGCCAAGGTGTCAACGGATCGATGATTGCTGCCGGTGGTTGCGTGTTCTTGCCGACAACCGCCGGTATCTACTGTCTAGGCACTTCAGGTTTTCAACCGAAAGCGCCTCCTTCGCGGGACGCTGAGCGAGTGGCGTCCGTTCCGGCTTTCGATCTCGATAACCGCACTGCGGTGTGTGATATGCTGCAGTTGGTACCCGCCGAAGCCATCGTTTCACCGGGACAGCAGATCGCGATTGAAGTTCGCGCATTCGATGAACTCGGTCATCAAGTCGATCTTCCCGTTGGCGTTCAATTCCAGGTCAATGGTCCTGGGACGATCGACTCCGAAGGTGTTTTGTCGGTCAACGCCGGTGCGATGCACGAAGCAATCACGGTTCTTGCGGTCACAGGCGATTCTGCACGCGGTGTTACAGGCAGCGCTCGATTTCGTGTTGTCCCACCGTTGCCATGGTCATTCAATTTTTCAGACAACGAAGTTCCGGTCACTTGGGTCGGAGCACGCTACCGCCACGAAGCACGCAGCGTCGACGGCGAGGCGGTGATCGCAAAGCTATCGACGATTCCCAAAGGAACTCGTAGTCAAGCATGGTTCGGTCCCACGGATCTATCAAATTACACCATCACCGCCGATGTGAAAGCAGTCGAAGGCACTGATAAATTGCCCGACATCGGTCTCATTGGACAACGCTACGTCCTGGATTTAATGGGCGAATCACAGCAGCTGCAAGTACGCACCTGGGCAGCTCAACTGCGAATGGCCAAGAGCCAGCCGGTGTCTTGGAGGGCTGGTGTGTGGTACACGCTGAAACTGCAAGCCACGCTCACCGACGATGTAGCCGAAATTCGAGGAAAGGTTTGGCCGCGGCATGAGGCTGAGCCGGACGACTGGACGGTTGTCGCGAACGATGCGGCGCCGAACCACTCTGGTAGTCCGGGGCTATTTGGGAACGCAACCAATTCGGAAGTCTTGATCGACAACGTGACGGTAACTCGCTGA